The Symphalangus syndactylus isolate Jambi chromosome 8, NHGRI_mSymSyn1-v2.1_pri, whole genome shotgun sequence genome includes a window with the following:
- the LOC129487744 gene encoding non-histone chromosomal protein HMG-14 has product MSKRKVSSAEGAAKEEPKRRSARLSAKPPAKVEAKPKKAAAKDKSSDKKVQTKGKRGAKGKQAEVANQETKEDLPAENGETKTEESPASDEAGKKEAKSD; this is encoded by the coding sequence ATGTCCAAGAGGAAGGTCAGCTCTGCTGAAGGAGCCGCCAAGGAAGAGCCCAAGAGGAGATCGGCACGGTTGTCAGCTAAACCTCCTGCGAAAGTGGAAGCGAAGCCAAAAAAGGCAGCAGCGAAGGATAAATCTTCAGACAAAAAAGTGCAAACAAAAGGGAAAAGGGGAGCAAAGGGAAAACAGGCCGAAGTGGCTAACCAAGAAACTAAAGAAGATTTACCTGCAGAAAACGGGGAAACGAAAACTGAGGAGAGTCCAGCCTCTGAtgaagcaggaaagaaagaagccaagTCGGATTAA